In one Culex quinquefasciatus strain JHB chromosome 2, VPISU_Cqui_1.0_pri_paternal, whole genome shotgun sequence genomic region, the following are encoded:
- the LOC6051527 gene encoding vanin-like protein 1, whose amino-acid sequence MSESSFQKSTPEDDYYTAGVVEFSSKDKRTTTDTPAVYTSRTLTKYMELINSTEADQLDILVFPEYTLNDIETATFVPDPFHDIAPCNHLLYDPIVRDLSCLATIRKLYLVVNLVEKAHCPEGYDWRACADNGLYHFNTNVVFNRQGVVVARYRKYTLFDEPGINTTLFSSRATFQTDFGVEFGTITSFDILFDEPAMELIRSGVTDIILPAMWISGLPFHTGVQVQQAWAYRNNVNLLAAGTSYPEVGSTGTGVYAGKRGRIVSVMNHYAETKLYVASVPKIGRPQAEVKKQPVIKYTPAQMSNLKMLRDPIDGYTTFDLPMTKDEKFEASLCHERVCCKFTIDYELSAPITTQQFYRYRLAAFDGARSFQGFAESRVTVCAVLACTGTTLTSCGTRFESGANTVPMVVFNSIELKETVDLEGSFLGEQQYMVLPTSLDTSILPLEVDEFEYSERDVTTDGKLIIEITHKLVKPRSDLYSFAIWGREVVQEFSSGAFASIGSTCLMFAAALFAIVLNKFN is encoded by the exons AAAGCAGCTTTCAA AAATCCACACCCGAAGATGATTACTACACGGCAGGTGTGGTAGAATTCAGCTCCAAGGACAAACGAACGACAACCGATACTCCAGCGGTGTACACTTCTAGAACGCTAACAAAATACATGGAACTCATCAACTCTACGGAAGCAGACCAGCTGGACATCTTGGTATTCCCGGAATACACCCTGAACGACATCGAAACGGCTACCTTCGTTCCCGATCCTTTCCATGACATCGCTCCCTGTAACCATCTGCTGTACGATCCTATCGTGCGGGATTTGTCCTGCCTGGCCACGATCCGTAAGCTGTACCTGGTGGTGAACCTCGTCGAAAAGGCCCACTGTCCGGAGGGTTACGACTGGCGGGCTTGTGCCGACAATGGGTTGTACCACTTCAACACCAACGTGGTATTCAATCGCCAGGGAGTCGTTGTAGCCCGGTATCGAAAGTACACACTGTTTGACGAACCGGGAATCAACACCACGCTCTTCTCCAGTCGAGCTACGTTTCAGACTGACTTTGGAGTCGAATTTGGGACGATTACCTCCTTTGACATCTTGTTTGACGAACCGGCAATGGAGTTGATTCGCAGCGGAGTTACGGACATAATCCTTCCGGCGATGTGGATCTCTGGACTACCCTTTCACACTGGTGTCCAGGTTCAGCAGGCCTGGGCGTACCGGAATAACGTGAATCTGCTGGCGGCTGGAACTAGTTATCCGGAGGTCGGAAGTACCGGCACTGGAGTGTACGCTGGCAAGCGAGGTCGGATCGTTTCCGTGATGAATCATTACGCTGAAAC CAAGCTGTACGTGGCCTCTGTTCCCAAGATTGGCAGACCTCAAGCGGAAGTCAAGAAGCAACCTGTCATCAAGTACACTCCGGCTCAGATGAGTAATCTGAAGATGCTAAGAGACCCGATTGATGGTTATACTACATTCGATCTTCCAATGACAAAGGATGAAAAGTTTGAGGCATCCCTCTGTCACGAACGAGTGTGTTGCAAGTTCACCATCGATTACGAGTTATCTGCACCGATTACAACCCAG CAATTCTACCGCTACCGACTAGCGGCCTTTGACGGGGCCCGTTCGTTCCAGGGATTCGCCGAGTCCAGGGTTACGGTTTGTGCCGTTCTAGCGTGTACCGGAACCACGCTGACGTCGTGCGGAACGCGGTTCGAAAGTGGTGCCAACACGGTCCCGATGGTGGTGTTCAACTCGATTGAGCTTAAGGAGACCGTCGATTTGGAGGGTAGCTTCCTCGGTGAACAGCAGTACATGGTGCTGCCAACCAGTTTGGACACGAGCATTCTTCCGCTGGAGGTGGATGAGTTTGAGTACAGTGAGCGGGACGTCACAACAGATGG CAAATTGATCATAGAGATCACCCACAAACTGGTGAAGCCACGATCGGACCTGTACTCGTTCGCCATTTGGGGTCGTGAAGTTGTTCAAGAATTCAGTTCTGGAGCATTTGCTTCGATTGGCAGTACTTGCCTGATGTTTGCGGCAGCTCTTTTCGCAATAGTcctgaataaatttaattaa